The genomic stretch CGGCCCCGATCATTCTCGACATCTCCGGAGACCCGGACGATACGGACGTCGATCAACTCGCCCTGCCCTATGAATATTTCGAGGTGTTGGATACTTCCGGCGCCGTTCTTCAACGCTCACGCAACCTGCACGAGGACCTGCCGGCGGCCATCCGGCCAGGCCTGCAGACATTGCGGCTGCCGGGCATCGGCGAAGTGCGGCTCACCGTCATCCCCTTCCAGGCGGGAGTTCACCAGTGGCTCTTCATTGCCGGCGGTTCGACGCGCGAAACCGATCTGGCGCTGGCAGCGCTACAGCGGTTTGCGCTGGTTCTGCTTCCGGCGAGTCTGCTCCTGACGGCGGCCGTCTTCGGTTTCTACTCGAACCAGCTTCTGGCAAAGATCGATGCCGTCGTCGGACAGCTCCGGCAGTTCGTCTCCGATGCCGCTCACGAACTCCGGACGCCGCTGGCCGTGCTGCAGGGAGAAACGGAGTTGCTGCTCACGAAACAGCGGACAACCGATGA from Terriglobia bacterium encodes the following:
- a CDS encoding histidine kinase dimerization/phospho-acceptor domain-containing protein, which codes for MKIRWRLTLVFCLAAGGLLAISYGSFYMIFQRVLRDQFDHRLAEIAAPIILDISGDPDDTDVDQLALPYEYFEVLDTSGAVLQRSRNLHEDLPAAIRPGLQTLRLPGIGEVRLTVIPFQAGVHQWLFIAGGSTRETDLALAALQRFALVLLPASLLLTAAVFGFYSNQLLAKIDAVVGQLRQFVSDAAHELRTPLAVLQGETELLLTKQRTTD